The Armatimonadota bacterium genome includes a region encoding these proteins:
- a CDS encoding winged helix-turn-helix domain-containing protein, whose translation MTTDQIYNGSGGATKLLKMTMPRILVLGKNERDLSSIAASVAGLSHFVTSAWDVDSLSNAVANGSPEIVILDMRSGENALPYAKDLVANYDQVAEAPRMAVIENIDAKELQSRYLDDFILYPYEASELALRIARLLAKGQSAKEGKQITADGLVIDTESFEVTVEGRQLALTFKEFELLRFLAAHPGRVHTREALLNQVWGYEYFGGLRTVDVHVRRIRAKLGIKHDNLIQTVHGVGYKFVT comes from the coding sequence ATGACAACAGATCAAATATATAATGGTTCAGGTGGAGCAACAAAGCTCCTGAAAATGACTATGCCCAGAATCCTTGTTCTTGGAAAGAATGAACGCGATTTATCATCCATTGCCGCCTCGGTCGCGGGACTGAGTCATTTCGTTACGTCAGCGTGGGATGTTGACTCGCTGTCGAATGCCGTCGCAAACGGCAGCCCCGAGATCGTGATACTGGATATGCGCAGTGGTGAAAATGCTCTGCCATATGCCAAAGACCTTGTTGCCAACTATGATCAGGTGGCTGAAGCTCCCAGGATGGCAGTGATCGAGAACATAGACGCCAAAGAACTGCAGTCCAGATATCTGGATGATTTCATTCTCTACCCCTATGAAGCATCTGAACTCGCTCTGCGTATTGCGCGATTGCTCGCAAAAGGCCAAAGTGCAAAAGAAGGCAAACAAATTACCGCCGACGGCCTTGTGATCGACACGGAGAGCTTTGAGGTCACCGTCGAAGGCAGGCAGCTTGCATTGACTTTCAAGGAGTTCGAGCTTTTAAGGTTCCTGGCAGCCCATCCGGGCCGCGTTCATACCCGCGAAGCGCTTTTGAACCAGGTCTGGGGATATGAATACTTTGGCGGGCTGCGCACAGTAGACGTGCACGTCAGACGAATCCGCGCAAAACTCGGGATCAAGCACGATAACCTCATTCAGACTGTCCATGGGGTCGGGTATAAGTTCGTTACTTGA
- a CDS encoding pentapeptide repeat-containing protein has translation MTEKQSKWAENDYADQSFDEMDLSETNFVRCTFVHCRFVDTRLSEAKMTGCRFEECDFSRARLNASTFSDCSFAGCTFTNADFFMSIFENCSMLGSTFADAKLSGITITGGNWSWVSLRFQDLHGLDLHGINLTEADLYSTDLTKTDLRDADLTRANLNKAKLEEADLRGAAISGVNLLDANIKGTRMDIAQAVHFARCHGANVE, from the coding sequence GTGACCGAGAAGCAATCAAAATGGGCTGAAAATGACTACGCCGACCAATCGTTTGATGAGATGGACCTCTCCGAGACCAATTTCGTGCGGTGCACGTTTGTCCACTGCCGATTTGTCGATACGCGTCTGAGCGAAGCCAAGATGACCGGGTGCCGGTTTGAGGAGTGCGATTTCTCGCGCGCCAGGCTGAATGCCTCGACCTTTTCAGATTGCTCGTTCGCAGGCTGCACGTTTACTAATGCCGACTTCTTCATGTCCATCTTCGAAAACTGCAGCATGCTCGGCTCCACGTTCGCGGATGCAAAGCTGAGTGGAATCACAATCACTGGCGGAAACTGGTCGTGGGTGAGTCTGCGCTTTCAGGATTTGCATGGTCTTGACCTGCACGGCATTAATCTCACGGAGGCTGACCTCTACAGCACAGACCTCACAAAGACAGACCTTCGAGATGCAGACCTCACCAGAGCCAACCTGAACAAGGCCAAATTAGAAGAGGCCGACTTGCGCGGCGCAGCCATATCAGGTGTCAACCTGCTCGACGCAAACATAAAGGGCACTCGGATGGATATAGCCCAGGCGGTCCATTTTGCAAGGTGCCACGGGGCGAATGTCGAGTGA
- a CDS encoding chemotaxis protein CheW translates to MISEETYVAADECEELVVFELAGECYGVDISTVSTIIRMQEITTIPMASEYVDGVINLRGSIIPVINLRKRFGLPPGEQTKASRIMVVEAGGQMIGMIVDAVVETLMLPAGAVQPPLSVISSIEADYLRGVGQQENRLVILVDLDKVLTLKDIDSFSKHEEHVGKSSERRVAA, encoded by the coding sequence ATGATTAGCGAAGAGACATATGTTGCAGCCGACGAATGTGAGGAGTTAGTAGTATTCGAACTGGCAGGTGAGTGCTATGGAGTTGATATCAGCACAGTAAGCACGATTATCCGAATGCAGGAGATCACAACTATTCCAATGGCGTCGGAGTATGTTGACGGAGTTATTAATCTCAGGGGCAGTATTATTCCCGTGATCAACTTAAGGAAACGATTTGGCCTGCCCCCGGGTGAACAGACCAAGGCGTCCAGAATTATGGTGGTTGAGGCCGGTGGTCAAATGATAGGTATGATTGTAGATGCCGTAGTCGAGACACTTATGCTTCCCGCCGGGGCCGTCCAGCCTCCACTATCGGTGATATCGTCGATAGAAGCCGATTATCTGCGCGGGGTGGGTCAGCAGGAGAACCGTCTGGTGATCTTGGTGGATCTCGACAAGGTGCTTACATTGAAGGATATCGACAGCTTCTCTAAACATGAGGAGCATGTCGGCAAATCGAGTGAAAGGAGGGTGGCTGCATAG
- a CDS encoding glutamine synthetase family protein, with amino-acid sequence MADRGKEWVLKACQDKGVEFIRMWFTDILGQMKSFAITIEELEGALDEGMGFDGSSITGYQDIQESDMIAMPDPSTFTLLPWRPSEKSVAKMFCDVMTPEGEPYVGDPRFILKRTMKKAAAMGFSFYVGPELEYFYFKNSSGTEILDEGGYFDLTPLDVASSLRRDTILVLKEMGIGVEYSHHEVAPSQHEIDLRYADALTMADSAMTYRLVVKEIAHEHGVYATFMPKPIFGTNGSGMHTHQSLFTGSNNAFFDANDPNHLSDIAKSYIAGLLKHAKEISLILAQWVNSYKRLVPGYEAPVYIAWSQQNRSALVRVPLYKPGKEVATRAELRCPDPACNPYLAFAVMLAAGLKGIEGKYELPPEMTDNLYELTEEERKERGIESLPGSLGEAIAAAENSELVRETLGDHAFERLIWNKKQEWAEFRSQVTQWELNKYLPVL; translated from the coding sequence ATGGCCGACAGAGGCAAAGAATGGGTTCTTAAAGCATGCCAGGACAAGGGTGTCGAATTTATACGGATGTGGTTTACGGACATTCTTGGCCAGATGAAGAGTTTCGCGATCACCATCGAGGAGCTTGAAGGCGCGCTCGATGAAGGAATGGGGTTCGACGGCTCGTCTATCACCGGGTATCAGGACATACAAGAGAGCGACATGATCGCAATGCCCGATCCGTCCACATTTACTCTCCTGCCATGGCGGCCGTCGGAGAAGTCGGTCGCGAAAATGTTCTGCGATGTCATGACCCCCGAAGGCGAGCCTTATGTGGGAGACCCCCGCTTCATTCTCAAGAGAACAATGAAAAAAGCCGCGGCCATGGGCTTTTCGTTCTATGTCGGCCCCGAGCTGGAATATTTCTACTTCAAGAACAGCTCCGGCACCGAGATCCTCGATGAAGGGGGCTACTTCGACCTTACACCGCTTGACGTTGCCTCATCACTCAGGCGCGACACTATTCTTGTGCTGAAAGAAATGGGAATTGGGGTCGAATACAGTCATCACGAAGTCGCCCCGAGCCAGCATGAGATCGACCTGCGCTATGCCGACGCCCTGACCATGGCTGATTCGGCGATGACCTACAGGCTGGTAGTCAAAGAAATTGCGCATGAGCATGGGGTCTACGCAACTTTCATGCCCAAACCGATATTCGGGACAAACGGCAGCGGCATGCATACGCATCAGTCGCTTTTTACCGGCAGCAACAATGCATTCTTCGATGCCAACGATCCGAACCATCTCTCCGACATCGCCAAAAGCTATATTGCGGGGCTCCTCAAGCATGCAAAAGAGATATCGCTGATACTGGCGCAGTGGGTCAACTCATACAAGCGGCTGGTGCCCGGTTATGAAGCGCCGGTATATATCGCGTGGTCGCAGCAAAACAGGTCCGCATTGGTCCGCGTGCCCCTATACAAACCGGGCAAGGAGGTGGCTACCCGTGCCGAACTCAGGTGCCCAGATCCTGCATGCAACCCTTATCTGGCCTTTGCCGTAATGCTTGCAGCCGGGCTTAAAGGAATTGAAGGTAAATACGAACTGCCGCCCGAGATGACCGACAACCTCTATGAGCTTACTGAAGAAGAACGCAAAGAGCGCGGGATCGAGAGCCTGCCGGGAAGCCTTGGAGAGGCTATCGCCGCTGCAGAAAACAGCGAACTGGTAAGGGAAACACTGGGCGACCATGCTTTCGAGCGGCTGATCTGGAACAAAAAGCAGGAATGGGCTGAGTTCAGAAGCCAGGTGACACAGTGGGAACTCAATAAGTATCTGCCTGTGCTCTAA
- a CDS encoding ParB/RepB/Spo0J family partition protein — translation MELVDISKIAPAADQPRKTFDQGSLLELAMSIRERGVLEPIVVRPVGPDKYEIVMGERRWRASQLAGLTQIPAVIRELNDEDASTDALLENFQREDLNPVERARAIKKLLEFMPWEKCLKTLGVADSTMRRYLDLLELPECILDELLAKPKDGEGEFLEGHAYAIKQLNDNQKVQIRLAKKVRAERLSVEELKKIIGAINEVPSKTEAFLRVPLNVTEEILRGVARQERKKAAYRPKTAQSHLKLIQKACTGVLDLLDDRVSQYLSPTEMNQMLSATADLAEQLVKFNKTMRESLQKTDRQFKEVYIHCPLCGRIELIGSIRCSVCWSVLRRCLDCENYDQSYQKCTRSGYAIYMSDAESPDEQSHSYKCEDYTPRFDVEAAA, via the coding sequence ATGGAACTTGTCGACATCTCAAAAATAGCACCCGCTGCCGATCAGCCAAGGAAAACATTCGATCAGGGCTCTCTGCTCGAACTGGCAATGTCCATTCGAGAGCGTGGTGTGCTTGAGCCTATCGTAGTACGTCCGGTAGGGCCGGATAAATATGAAATAGTGATGGGAGAACGCCGCTGGCGTGCGTCGCAGTTGGCCGGATTAACTCAGATACCGGCTGTAATACGCGAACTCAATGATGAGGACGCCAGCACTGACGCCCTTTTAGAGAACTTCCAGCGCGAGGATTTGAACCCGGTCGAGCGGGCCAGGGCGATTAAGAAATTGCTGGAGTTTATGCCGTGGGAGAAGTGCTTGAAGACACTAGGTGTGGCCGACTCCACCATGCGCAGATACCTGGACCTGCTGGAGCTTCCAGAATGCATTCTCGATGAGCTTCTGGCAAAGCCGAAAGACGGCGAGGGTGAATTCCTGGAGGGACACGCTTACGCCATAAAGCAGCTCAATGACAACCAGAAAGTACAGATCAGGCTCGCGAAAAAAGTAAGAGCCGAGCGCCTCTCGGTGGAAGAACTTAAGAAGATAATAGGCGCCATCAACGAAGTGCCTTCGAAGACCGAGGCTTTCCTGCGCGTTCCATTAAATGTGACAGAGGAGATTCTGCGCGGCGTCGCCAGGCAGGAAAGAAAGAAAGCCGCATATCGGCCAAAGACGGCTCAGTCTCACCTCAAGCTGATTCAAAAGGCATGCACCGGAGTGCTGGACCTGCTCGACGACCGCGTGTCGCAATACCTCTCGCCGACAGAGATGAACCAGATGCTCAGCGCAACGGCGGACCTCGCCGAGCAGCTTGTTAAATTCAATAAGACCATGCGCGAGTCTCTGCAAAAGACGGACCGCCAGTTCAAGGAAGTCTATATCCACTGCCCGCTGTGCGGCAGAATAGAGCTTATCGGCAGCATACGATGCAGTGTGTGCTGGAGTGTTTTAAGACGGTGCCTTGACTGCGAAAACTACGATCAGAGCTATCAGAAATGCACAAGAAGCGGCTACGCTATCTACATGTCCGACGCGGAAAGCCCGGACGAGCAGTCACACTCATATAAGTGTGAAGATTACACCCCACGATTCGATGTAGAAGCTGCGGCATAA
- a CDS encoding methyl-accepting chemotaxis protein gives MRFCNLKIRTKLLSGFVLVALIAGVIGFVGISGIRKVADEDKKMYVHMTAPISQLSNMAITFYEIHMDLRNMVMAGNLEERTKCASKIRDLTARINDLSDEYGKTIFTDKMRDNFGRFQRARRAFAPSRDKIIEYALQGKNAEAIRIINGPAAIATKQEREAIDDMLNMKISQAHQTSVSNSSTAKGVLEIVFVLMTVGIIAAIGLGLLISSGISRPVSEIAEAAERVAGGDLRLNLKSASQDEIGLLFASFQRMIEELRSVVGNVKHSAEIVASSSHELSAISKDVTQGTQQIMDTVGQVATGSQEQSQTAQSSSDAMQQLGRAIDEVASGAQSQAKYVENTVGLVQQISASIEEVANLSQESAVNGKHVSDIAITGGKEVAETVGGMERIREATEKVAEMVRQLGDSSQQIGTIVETIDDIAEQTNLLALNAAIEAARAGEHGKGFAVVADEVRKLAERSSKATGEIADLISNIQDMTKSAVEAMNDSSKEVAEGTELAGHAGEVLKDIQNAVAGIVSEIHQISVDTQHVSGSSADIVKAIENVSSVTQQTTAAAQEMSASSAEVVHQIEQVAALSEQNAASAEEVSAATEEQNTAAEELNASAEELAGMARELQSLVSQFKLDDSPSTGSLQDISGRVASTRHQKAA, from the coding sequence ATGCGATTTTGTAATCTTAAGATTAGGACCAAATTGTTATCGGGTTTTGTTCTGGTAGCGTTGATTGCCGGTGTTATCGGATTTGTGGGCATATCAGGCATTAGAAAAGTTGCTGACGAGGACAAGAAGATGTATGTTCATATGACGGCGCCGATTTCTCAACTCAGCAATATGGCAATTACTTTTTATGAAATTCATATGGATCTGCGAAATATGGTGATGGCCGGCAATCTTGAGGAGCGCACTAAGTGTGCAAGCAAAATTCGCGACCTTACAGCCAGGATCAATGATCTTAGCGATGAATATGGCAAGACCATTTTCACCGATAAGATGAGGGATAATTTTGGCCGTTTTCAGCGGGCGCGGCGAGCATTTGCTCCTTCTAGAGACAAAATCATTGAGTATGCGCTTCAGGGCAAGAACGCCGAAGCTATTCGAATTATCAATGGCCCTGCAGCTATTGCAACAAAGCAAGAGCGCGAAGCCATTGATGATATGCTCAATATGAAAATATCTCAGGCGCATCAAACATCCGTCTCAAACAGCTCTACCGCCAAAGGTGTTTTAGAGATTGTGTTTGTGCTGATGACTGTAGGCATTATCGCGGCTATTGGGCTTGGCTTGCTTATATCATCCGGTATTTCCAGGCCAGTCAGTGAGATTGCTGAAGCTGCAGAAAGAGTAGCTGGTGGAGACCTTAGGCTAAATTTGAAGAGTGCTTCACAGGATGAGATTGGCTTATTGTTCGCAAGTTTTCAGAGGATGATAGAGGAGTTGCGCAGCGTTGTCGGAAATGTCAAGCACAGTGCGGAGATTGTGGCTTCATCTTCGCATGAATTATCCGCCATTTCAAAAGATGTCACACAAGGCACCCAGCAGATAATGGATACTGTTGGGCAGGTGGCTACAGGCAGCCAGGAGCAGTCACAAACAGCACAATCAAGCTCAGATGCGATGCAACAACTTGGTCGTGCCATTGATGAGGTTGCATCCGGCGCTCAGTCTCAGGCCAAGTACGTTGAGAATACGGTCGGGCTCGTTCAGCAGATCAGTGCATCTATAGAGGAAGTCGCAAATCTATCACAGGAGTCTGCAGTCAATGGCAAGCATGTAAGTGATATTGCGATAACCGGCGGCAAAGAGGTAGCCGAAACAGTCGGCGGCATGGAGAGGATCAGGGAAGCTACTGAAAAGGTTGCCGAAATGGTCCGCCAACTCGGCGACAGTTCGCAGCAGATCGGCACAATCGTTGAGACAATTGACGACATAGCTGAGCAGACAAACCTGCTTGCTCTTAATGCTGCTATCGAAGCGGCTAGAGCTGGTGAGCATGGTAAAGGATTTGCTGTCGTGGCGGACGAGGTGAGAAAGCTTGCGGAGAGATCATCAAAAGCCACTGGTGAGATCGCCGATCTTATCAGTAATATTCAGGATATGACAAAGTCTGCTGTTGAAGCAATGAACGATAGCAGCAAGGAAGTGGCCGAGGGAACCGAACTCGCCGGTCATGCAGGTGAGGTCTTAAAGGATATTCAGAATGCTGTGGCGGGAATTGTTTCGGAAATACATCAGATTTCTGTGGACACTCAGCATGTCAGCGGTTCCAGCGCCGATATTGTGAAAGCCATCGAGAATGTGTCGTCAGTGACCCAGCAAACTACTGCCGCCGCCCAGGAGATGAGTGCGTCATCGGCCGAAGTCGTTCATCAGATTGAGCAAGTTGCCGCTTTGAGCGAGCAGAACGCAGCATCTGCTGAAGAGGTGTCGGCTGCTACCGAAGAACAGAATACGGCAGCGGAGGAACTCAATGCATCCGCCGAAGAACTCGCCGGTATGGCTCGCGAACTGCAGTCGCTGGTCTCACAGTTCAAACTAGACGATAGTCCCAGCACAGGCTCACTGCAGGATATTTCCGGGCGTGTGGCTTCAACGCGACATCAGAAAGCTGCGTAA
- a CDS encoding YdeI/OmpD-associated family protein, which produces MKYDFNAQIKLLEGKIKWSVIYFPHPAQEHFGTNGRVNVKAVVDGHEFDTTLLPSRNGHYLIYNSGMKKAVGKKLGDNVRVMLERCEQKREVTIPDYISVALKEHSAFDSFLKMPDYMKREEISKIESAQHDETKSKRLHTLIAKLTDKRPAP; this is translated from the coding sequence ATGAAATACGACTTCAATGCACAGATAAAACTACTGGAAGGTAAAATAAAGTGGAGTGTTATATACTTTCCACACCCGGCGCAGGAACATTTTGGGACCAACGGAAGGGTTAATGTAAAGGCTGTTGTGGATGGTCATGAGTTTGATACTACTCTGCTGCCTTCACGCAATGGGCATTATCTCATTTATAACTCAGGTATGAAGAAGGCTGTAGGTAAAAAATTGGGCGATAATGTCCGGGTAATGCTTGAGAGATGTGAGCAAAAGCGTGAGGTCACAATCCCTGACTATATTTCAGTTGCCTTGAAAGAACACTCTGCATTTGACAGTTTTCTGAAGATGCCGGACTATATGAAACGTGAGGAAATAAGCAAAATCGAATCTGCGCAGCATGATGAGACAAAATCAAAACGTTTGCACACACTGATTGCAAAACTTACTGATAAACGTCCTGCACCATAA
- a CDS encoding prepilin-type N-terminal cleavage/methylation domain-containing protein has product MFAQKKICAGFTLVELLVVIAIIAILAAVLFPVLTNAKDKGRLTSCMFNLKTLSNGMRMYADDNGGRLPCSFFGWIPSQVDWVNCVAGAYNKVYPRRGSLFKYVRNTAVYKCPSDAGIAPNRVTQTDMTVALKDYAISYTMNWLLGPNDIYEPPVLDTIPRPTKVLLLIHEGRKYIDDGCFCWRNPNIGDANQPSDIHLGGTAASYVDGHVKWLSKKAFETERDSNIWNPGLKSLK; this is encoded by the coding sequence ATGTTTGCGCAAAAGAAAATTTGTGCGGGTTTCACGTTGGTCGAATTGCTTGTGGTAATTGCAATAATTGCGATCCTTGCTGCTGTTTTGTTCCCCGTATTGACAAATGCTAAGGACAAGGGGCGTCTGACAAGCTGTATGTTCAACTTGAAGACCCTTTCCAACGGCATGAGGATGTATGCAGATGATAATGGAGGCAGGCTGCCTTGTTCGTTTTTTGGGTGGATTCCATCGCAAGTGGACTGGGTCAATTGTGTAGCTGGTGCCTATAACAAGGTTTATCCTCGACGTGGCTCTCTTTTCAAGTATGTAAGAAATACTGCTGTATACAAATGTCCATCGGATGCAGGCATCGCGCCTAATCGAGTTACTCAAACCGACATGACAGTGGCGCTAAAAGATTACGCAATATCTTATACTATGAACTGGCTGCTTGGTCCTAATGATATTTATGAGCCACCTGTTTTGGATACAATCCCGCGTCCTACCAAGGTTCTGCTGCTGATCCATGAGGGCCGTAAATATATTGACGATGGCTGTTTCTGCTGGCGTAATCCAAACATAGGCGATGCTAATCAGCCCAGCGATATTCATCTCGGCGGAACTGCCGCATCATATGTCGACGGTCATGTGAAATGGTTGAGCAAAAAAGCTTTTGAAACTGAGCGTGACAGCAATATCTGGAATCCTGGGTTGAAGTCACTAAAATAA
- a CDS encoding ComEC/Rec2 family competence protein codes for MHPIIWTSIAFLTVIGLYIFAKTLSRESVLIAATVFVIGAAYYQLNTQIPDDDISRYVFRARAFEGVVASDPETSEDKIRLICRVKRVQIHCEWRYASGLVMLNLYPGKDGNAPKLEYGDRVRISAVPYPPRDPTNPGQFSWRQYLARQNIYSCAYASASQVRILNGASGNIFVSAALRAKHYIVKSIYRITPEREASVIAGMVLGTYSYLPRQTLANFGKTGTMHLLAASGFNCYIILLLATPLLRRIKIMPKGRNIIIIILVIAYLFMVGPKPSLVRASLIAIFYMLAPLFKKTPNIRVLFFATGLVVLAINPSYLFDVGFQLSFLAVWALISIAPVVESLLAHAGLVPAKCKNQASRPAWLRKISTEIAGAGIATLSVTVFTAPVIAYYFNYFSLVSLPANMALALGVPLVFAAGMLAPVFAPIPIIGGLVGWLGTIVTKGMLAVVDYLGSWDHSSIAVSSPGLLAIAGYYLILYVALSYVRSDIEK; via the coding sequence ATGCACCCCATCATATGGACTTCTATCGCGTTTCTTACAGTAATCGGGCTTTACATATTCGCAAAGACATTATCGCGCGAGAGTGTGCTTATAGCCGCGACTGTATTTGTCATAGGCGCGGCTTATTACCAATTGAACACGCAAATCCCCGACGATGACATATCCCGCTATGTGTTTCGAGCAAGAGCGTTTGAGGGTGTGGTCGCGTCAGACCCGGAGACGAGTGAGGACAAAATACGTTTGATCTGCCGCGTTAAACGTGTCCAGATACACTGCGAATGGCGTTACGCAAGTGGACTTGTCATGCTAAACCTCTACCCCGGCAAAGACGGAAATGCGCCAAAACTCGAATACGGCGACCGCGTCAGGATCAGCGCCGTCCCCTACCCGCCCAGAGACCCGACCAACCCCGGACAGTTCTCGTGGCGGCAGTATCTGGCAAGGCAAAACATATACTCCTGCGCATATGCAAGTGCATCCCAAGTGCGAATACTCAACGGCGCATCGGGTAATATATTCGTGTCGGCTGCGCTCAGGGCAAAGCATTACATCGTAAAGAGCATATACCGAATCACACCCGAACGCGAGGCATCCGTGATCGCAGGTATGGTGCTGGGCACATACTCATACCTGCCGCGGCAGACACTCGCCAACTTCGGCAAGACAGGCACCATGCATTTACTTGCGGCATCCGGCTTCAATTGTTACATAATCCTGCTGCTTGCCACGCCCCTGCTCAGGCGCATCAAGATAATGCCTAAGGGGCGCAACATAATTATTATTATTCTGGTGATAGCATACTTGTTTATGGTCGGGCCGAAGCCGTCGCTGGTCCGCGCATCGCTGATCGCAATTTTCTATATGCTCGCGCCGCTCTTTAAGAAGACACCTAATATCAGGGTTCTGTTCTTTGCAACCGGGCTTGTTGTGCTTGCGATCAATCCGTCGTATCTCTTCGATGTCGGTTTTCAGCTCTCGTTTCTTGCGGTGTGGGCGCTGATATCAATCGCGCCTGTGGTCGAATCACTCCTTGCGCACGCCGGTCTCGTTCCGGCAAAGTGTAAGAATCAAGCAAGTCGACCAGCCTGGCTGCGTAAGATATCGACAGAAATCGCTGGGGCAGGTATCGCCACGCTGAGCGTCACGGTCTTTACTGCACCGGTGATCGCATATTACTTCAACTATTTCTCACTCGTCTCTCTACCCGCGAACATGGCTCTTGCGCTTGGTGTTCCACTTGTATTTGCCGCCGGAATGCTGGCACCTGTCTTCGCGCCAATACCTATTATCGGAGGGCTGGTCGGGTGGTTGGGCACGATTGTGACAAAGGGGATGCTGGCTGTAGTCGACTATCTCGGGTCGTGGGATCACAGCTCGATCGCAGTCTCCTCGCCGGGGCTCCTGGCAATCGCGGGATACTATCTGATATTATATGTGGCGTTGAGTTATGTGAGGTCCGACATTGAGAAGTGA
- a CDS encoding ComEC/Rec2 family competence protein yields MRSDKRLLIIIVAVLAAVGIWASALLPSGKTLDVTVMDVGEGLCVVMRTPSDKVMVMDCGTGSWRKSDTVGESVVVPYLHRMGKNAIDVAVLSHPHSDHVSGYAGLLKAVPAKVVMDIGAKHASPFYKRFLRQVKMSGATYRIAKRGQKIEMGDGVTVQVLSPDPEMHYSDLNNNSIVLRIVYKKAAILLAADAEEEAEQDILDSGMSVRAQVLQVGHHGSKAASSAQWLAAVKPAIAIISCGRHNNYGHPSSQAIDRLESCGARVYRTDRCGAVTIATDGSVIQAKTCASIR; encoded by the coding sequence TTGAGAAGTGATAAAAGGCTCCTGATAATCATTGTCGCCGTATTGGCAGCAGTCGGCATATGGGCGAGCGCGCTGCTGCCCAGCGGGAAAACACTGGATGTCACGGTGATGGATGTCGGCGAAGGGCTGTGCGTGGTCATGCGTACGCCTTCGGACAAAGTTATGGTAATGGACTGCGGGACCGGCAGTTGGCGCAAGAGCGACACTGTCGGCGAAAGCGTTGTGGTGCCTTATCTACACAGGATGGGCAAGAATGCGATAGATGTGGCCGTGTTGAGCCATCCGCACTCAGATCATGTCAGCGGCTATGCGGGTCTGCTAAAAGCCGTACCGGCAAAAGTAGTCATGGACATCGGGGCAAAGCATGCGTCGCCTTTCTACAAACGCTTCCTAAGGCAGGTCAAGATGAGCGGGGCGACTTATCGAATCGCCAAGCGCGGGCAGAAGATCGAGATGGGCGACGGCGTTACAGTCCAGGTCCTAAGCCCCGATCCCGAGATGCACTACAGCGACCTAAACAACAACTCGATCGTGCTGAGGATTGTATACAAAAAGGCGGCAATACTCCTCGCGGCGGATGCAGAGGAAGAGGCCGAGCAGGATATTCTTGACTCAGGTATGTCCGTTCGAGCGCAGGTGCTGCAGGTGGGCCATCACGGCTCAAAAGCTGCATCGTCCGCACAGTGGCTGGCCGCGGTAAAGCCAGCAATCGCCATTATCTCCTGCGGACGCCATAACAACTACGGTCACCCCTCATCACAGGCCATCGACAGGCTGGAATCGTGCGGAGCGCGAGTATACCGCACGGACAGATGCGGAGCCGTCACAATTGCCACCGACGGCAGCGTTATTCAGGCAAAAACCTGCGCATCTATCCGGTAA
- a CDS encoding response regulator transcription factor, producing MIDKYPIINWAIREYLSQHNRFSVLGFAASADEAMASIKLKKPDVVVGTPQITLKNLEAITNIVRLGAQVIAYCDVMTKDMIEAFWDAGGLGVVTILSPLDDLEKAIESVACGKKWIAPSLRASFTIESDQEEASLTNREREIVALVAQGLSSRVIADRLFISVNTVESHRKRIFKKLNVHTCAQLVRYAVKEKLILEPR from the coding sequence GTGATTGATAAATATCCGATTATAAACTGGGCTATAAGAGAATACCTCTCACAACACAATCGATTTTCAGTTCTTGGTTTCGCTGCGTCTGCCGATGAAGCCATGGCTTCAATAAAACTGAAGAAACCTGATGTGGTGGTTGGTACACCGCAAATAACTCTGAAAAATCTAGAGGCAATCACTAACATTGTAAGATTGGGCGCGCAGGTAATAGCATACTGCGATGTCATGACAAAAGACATGATAGAGGCGTTTTGGGATGCGGGAGGCCTCGGAGTTGTTACTATATTATCGCCTCTGGATGATCTGGAAAAGGCTATAGAGTCTGTAGCATGCGGAAAAAAGTGGATAGCCCCCTCATTACGTGCTTCTTTTACGATAGAATCAGATCAAGAAGAAGCATCGCTTACAAACAGAGAGCGCGAAATTGTTGCGCTGGTCGCTCAAGGGCTCAGCAGCAGAGTAATAGCAGACAGGCTGTTTATAAGCGTCAACACAGTTGAAAGCCATAGAAAACGTATATTCAAAAAGCTGAATGTGCACACCTGTGCGCAGTTGGTTCGCTACGCTGTCAAAGAGAAGTTGATATTAGAACCCCGGTAA